One part of the Cottoperca gobio chromosome 14, fCotGob3.1, whole genome shotgun sequence genome encodes these proteins:
- the LOC115019364 gene encoding ras-related protein Rab-39B-like has protein sequence METIWLYQFRLIVIGDSTVGKSCLIRRFTEGRFAQVSDPTVGVDFFSRLVEIEPGKRIKLQIWDTAGQERFRSITRAYYRNSVGGLLLFDITNRRSFTNVHNWLEEAQSHVQPHNIVFLLVGHKCDLEAQRQVTQQEAEKLAGAYGMRYVETSARESINVEKAFVDLTKDIFELVLSGDIKIQDGWEGVKSGIVPNTVHSSEEVTKGSRQCFC, from the exons ATGGAGACGATATGGCTTTATCAGTTTCGTCTGATCGTCATCGGAGACTCTACGGTGGGAAAGTCTTGTCTGATCCGAAGGTTCACTGAGGGTCGCTTCGCCCAGGTATCAGACCCCACGGTAGGGGTGGACTTCTTCTCCCGCCTGGTGGAGATCGAGCCGGGCAAAAGAATCAAACTACAGATCTGGGACACTGCGGGACAGGAGAGGTTCAG GTCCATCACCAGAGCGTACTACCGTAACTCAGTGGGTGGGCTCTTACTGTTCGACATCACAAACCGCCGTTCCTTCACCAACGTCCACAACTGGCTGGAGGAGGCCCAGAGCCACGTCCAGCCGCACAACATCGTCTTCCTGCTGGTCGGGCACAAGTGTGACCTGGAGGCCCAGCGTCAGGTGACTCAGCAGGAGGCAGAGAAGCTGGCGGGGGCCTACGGGATGCGCTATGTGGAAACATCAGCACGAGAATCTATCAATGTGGAGAAG GCGTTTGTGGATCTGACGAAGGACATCTTTGAGCTGGTACTGAGCGGAGACATCAAGATCCAGGATGGCTGGGAGGGCGTCAAGAGTGGAATTGTTCCCAACACCGTCCATTCCTCCGAAGAGGTCACCAAGGGCAGCCGGCAATGCTTCTGCTGA